From a region of the Panicum virgatum strain AP13 chromosome 2K, P.virgatum_v5, whole genome shotgun sequence genome:
- the LOC120663154 gene encoding L-type lectin-domain containing receptor kinase SIT2-like, with translation MSCPTLLCLLLLIIVCLNDSAAADDFGFLYNGFAGSKLLLDGAASVTQDGILSLTTNSFDITGHGFHPNPVPFTGENGMAVSFSSTFVFTITPNPSGRSGYGMALVISARPDLSSRGFPGAYLGLGGPYYYKQNQQFFAVELDTVFNGEFKDIDDNHVGIDVSSMVSNFSAPAGCYSYTEDDDYFISTNFEGLRLSSGSPMQVWVDYDGESMELNVTLALVPMNKPSLPLLSYTVNMSDHLPSYYSDDSVANKLYVGFSAATGDRHGATHQVLGWSFNLTAPAPPLDYSQLPLKRVQQIQGASTAKNLVRWLPATLSVLAGATACLVLRWRSNKKSAERRQDWEAELGPRRFSYRDLRKATDGFSSRQLLGQGGCGRVYGGVHAGSGKRIAVKRITSEPAQGLAQFTAEILILGRLRHRNLVRLFGYCRQSQKHDELLLVYEHMPNGSLDRYLHGQKHDALAWSQRFHIIKGVASGLLYLHEDWEQVVLHRDVKASNVLLDAEMNGRLGDFGLARLHDHGADAHTTHVAGTRGYLAPELLRFGKATKATDVFAFGAFVLEVACGRRPVGLNARGELLVLLDWVRQIWATGCIADAMDPRLLDCEAHEAELVLKLGLLCSHPLPAARPGMRQVMQHLDGGLPLPEFSADYLAITDVDQVLETSPSVATTITGLSGGR, from the coding sequence ATGAGCTGTCCGACCTTGCTCTGCCTCCTACTACTGATCATCGTCTGCCTCAACGATAGCGCTGCTGCTGACGACTTCGGATTCTTGTACAATGGATTCGCCGGCAGCAAGCTCCTCCTCGATGGTGCAGCTTCCGTCACCCAAGATGGCATCCTTTCTCTCACAACCAACAGTTTTGACATCACTGGTCATGGCTTCCATCCCAACCCTGTTCCCTTCACCGGCGAGAACGGCATGGCCGTGTCTTTCTCGTCCACTTTTGTCTTCACCATCACGCCCAACCCCTCGGGCCGTTCCGGATACGGGATGGCACTTGTGATCTCCGCGAGGCCGGATTTATCGTCCCGCGGCTTTCCAGGGGCATACCTTGGCCTTGGTGGCCCTTATTACTACAAACAAAACCAGCAATTCTTTGCTGTAGAGCTCGACACCGTCTTCAACGGGGAGTTCAAAGACATCGACGACAACCATGTTGGGATCGATGTCAGCAGCATGGTGTCAAACTTCTCTGCTCCAGCAGGCTGCTACAGCTACACCGAAGACGACGACTACTTTATTTCAACCAACTTTGAGGGGCTGAGGCTTTCGAGCGGCAGCCCGATGCAGGTGTGGGTGGACTACGACGGCGAATCCATGGAGCTCAACGTCACGCTGGCCCTCGTCCCCATGAACAAGCCTTCTCTACCGCTTCTGTCTTACACCGTCAACATGTCGGACCACCTGCCGTCCTACTACTCGGATGATTCTGTGGCCAACAAGCTTTACGTTGGCTTCTCCGCTGCCACGGGTGATAGGCACGGTGCCACTCATCAAGTTCTGGGATGGAGCTTCAACCTCACCGCACCAGCTCCGCCACTTGACTACTCACAGCTGCCGTTGAAGCGAGTGCAGCAGATACAAGGAGCGAGCACGGCGAAGAACCTCGTCAGGTGGCTGCCTGCAACTCTGTCAGTGTTGGCAGGTGCGACGGCTTGCCTTGTGCTCCGATGGCGGTCTAACAAGAAGAGCGCAGAGAGGCGTCAAGACTGGGAGGCCGAGCTGGGGCCCCGCCGGTTTTCATACAGGGACCTTCGCAAAGCTACCGACGGGTTCAGCAGCCGGCAGCTGCTGGGGCAAGGAGGCTGCGGCCGTGTCTACGGAGGAGTACACGCCGGATCCGGCAAACGCATCGCGGTGAAGCGGATAACCTCGGAGCCCGCGCAGGGTCTCGCGCAATTTACCGCGGAGATCCTCATCCTCGGCCGCCTGCGGCACCGGAATCTGGTGCGCCTGTTTGGCTATTGCCGCCAGAGTCAGAAACATGACGAGCTTCTCCTGGTCTACGAGCACATGCCCAATGGCAGCTTGGACAGGTACCTGCACGGCCAGAAGCACGACGCGCTCGCCTGGTCCCAGAGGTTCCACATCATCAAGGGCGTCGCCTCGGGTCTGCTCTACCTCCACGAGGACTGGGAGCAGGTCGTCCTGCACCGCGACGTCAAGGCAAGCAACGTGCTACTGGACGCGGAGATGAACGGGCGGCTGGGCGACTTCGGCCTCGCGAGGCTGCACGACCATGGCGCTGACGCGCACACCACGCACGTCGCCGGCACGAGGGGGTACCTCGCCCCGGAGCTCCTGAGGTTCGGCAAGGCCACCAAGGCCACGGATGTGTTCGCCTTCGGCGCCTTCGTCCTCGAGGTTGCCTGCGGCAGGCGGCCGGTGGGTCTAAACGCGCGCGGCGAGCTGCTGGTGCTCCTGGACTGGGTGCGCCAGATCTGGGCGACCGGCTGCATCGCCGACGCCATGGACCCGAGGCTGCTGGATTGCGAGGCCCATGAGGCGGAGCTGGTGCTCAAGCTTGGCTTGCTGTGCTCGCATCCGCTGCCCGCCGCGAGGCCCGGCATGCGCCAGGTCATGCAGCACCTCGACGGAGGCCTGCCGCTGCCGGAGTTTTCAGCGGATTATCTTGCTATTACAGACGTCGACCAAGTCCTCGAGACGTCCCCCTCGGTGGCAACCACCATTACAGGTCTTTCTGGAGGAAGGTAG